In Toxoplasma gondii ME49 chromosome V, whole genome shotgun sequence, the DNA window GTCGAGTTTAGCAGTGCGGTGCTGCGGGAACAGGAAGAACATCACAATATCGGAGCCGCTAGCACAATCGCGACACGCTGCCTAGTTACGCGACAGTTTTCTCAAGCCGCGGCGCGGCCAAGCATGTGATGAGCGTGGACTGACCCTGCTCCTCTGCGGCGTTGCCGGCAGTGTTAGTCGAGACGAGTTAGGAAGACCCAGCAGAGGTTCGGCGAACAGCAGCTAGCTGGGAGGACACGATTTTGCCACGGGACGAAACGAAATGGGCAAGGCAGGGTGCAATGTgatgtttttttcgcttgaGCGACCGGAGAGATGTCCGAACCTAGCTTTCTTCCAAAATACAGTCGAAACAGGAATCCGGTTAGTAGGACGGGGATGTCCATAACCCAACGAAGAGGCACAGACGAGACGAGTACACTTGACGTAGGCGGCGCATGGGTCTCACCCCGTCTCCAGTGCGATAAATGCTATGTGCTCCAGAAAAACGGCAGCGATGATGCGCAAAATGGACGGACTCCGTGGGCTCGAAGTCAGCTGTCTTTGTCCATCTTGGCAATGTTATGGCACTACGGATCACGTGTCCAAAAGTCCACCCCACGAGCAGACCATGGAATTGTCTTGTACGATCGCGACGGCGCGGTGGCGTGCCCGGGTAGTCCCGTGTGTATAGGTAGGGACCCTATAGTTTCTTACGTTGACCTATCCGTTAACGATTCTACTTTTAGAGAGGGACTCAGTTGACCAGAGCCGGACCTTCCAATGAAGAGCAGGGGCTTCTGCACGCCCCAGGAACGTCCCTGCAAGGCGTCCAAAGCACGTCGTCTTCCCCAAGGGGATCACAGTAATGCAGAGTTCACCAAAGCAACAGCCGACTCGCTCTGCCTTGATAACAGTATCTTCTATATAGTAGAACGGAAGCCGACGTAACTGAACCCTTGTCTGTTGTTCAGTTTGTGCTCGCCGCAGGGCAGGGGCAAGGGTATAAGACATCGGTCCCTGGTGCTGAAGAAGCGTGGCAGTCACCAACATCCATCTATCTTTTTATTTCCCTCTGTGTTGGCCACAAGCTGACAGAGGATGCTTGTGCCGCGATGGCCCCAAATCTCTAGTGGAGTTAACTTTTTACGGTGGGGGGGAGGGGGTTCGCACAGACTGTCACCTTTTCGGTGGACTGCTATTAGCGATTCTGGCAGTGTTCTCGGTGGCGATGGAAGAGCGTAGCAGGATGGTCCTCTCTAGTTCCATAAACCAGTTGCGCTCACACAATCGAGCCAAAGCAACTGCATACTAACCACTTCCCGTCTTTGCTTTATAGGCCCCCTAGGGGAAGCGAAGCTCAGATGCCGCATACTATGCCAACACTGCCAGAACTGTGTATACAATCCCACTGACGATCAGGATTTCAGTAAGCATTGTGGTTGTTGATTCACTGGCCCTTTACCAGTGTTACCTGCTAGACGGATGGTGTACAAGCCAGGTCCACATGACTCCCCAATGGGCTTCCAGTGAAAATTTCGGTAGATTTTTTATGAAACTCACGTAGGCGGGAAACACCTACATCGGACTATGGCGTGGCACGAATCTAGTGGCAGAATTTCACCTTCTGTGGCTCATGGATAGCAGATTCAGGGCCACTTGGTCGTATGTGGCCCACAGTTCGTATTCTACTTCTTTCTGTCCGCGTCTTCGTGTGAACAGATTTACTCAGGTTGCAGCTAGGACAGCTTCCAACGTAGCCCTTGGCAGTCAATTGTGTGTGCTCCCTTCCTCCCAACGCATAATTTGTCTGTGACCCGGCATGGAGAGCGGCGCCGCCGGGTTCTCTTTGTGTATTTTGATATCCCCACTTCAGTGGTATCCATGAAGCAAATGGTCGACGTCcaggagacaaaaagagCGAGCAAAGCCTTCAGTTGCGGTGTGCCCCTTTTTTTCGGTATACTATTCTGTGCACATGCCAGGCTCAATGCCTAAGGACCATCAGTGCAATATTACGAATCCGATCTGTGCTTGCAGTCGCTTCTGAATGCGTCGCCTCCATCGAAGTGGTGTCTGCGGCCTTACAAGTCGGCAGTTGCGGTGATTTGCCCAAGTTCTTGCCCGGGCATGAACCATGCTGGTGACTAGATGTGCAGAAATGGGTTTCAACGAGGAAGCCGCTTTAGGGGGAATCCTGAagctttcgccttcctttccGAGGGCACGATTCCCAGGATGGCGATCAATCAGTCTTGCAGGCCCCTCCCTTGACCATCACTACAATTGCGTCCGATATACTACTGTTCCGGTTATCGTTTCTGCTCACTGACATGCAGCATCTTTTCTGGCTCGATTCTGATCATTCGACCTTCATCTGTGAGCATCTTTTGTCGAGCTGTGGCTATGATTCGCCTTTTTGTAGGACATATCTCTCTTGGGACATCCGAGGCTATTCACGGGGGCGCTGTTCCAGAATGAAGTGTTATCCTGTGTCACATAGGCCCTGACGGTATATTAATTGATCTGCCCTCCCATGCCAGCCCTCGACAGTCCAATGTGTCACAAAAGGGACATTGCACGTACAGTAGCacacggagaagcagagaatcCGGGTCAGCATAGTCATATTCTGTCACACCGCGAACCTCAGCATTTTCACAGATTCTCTTGTTCAGGGTTGAAATTCAGAGCCCGTGGTTCTGTGAGCTGTTTTCTTGACATGCTTTCATTGATTCATTGCCTAGTTGATTCTACTTGCCTGCTCCCCTGTCACACAGGCCTTTTGTTTTACCACACAGCTCTGGCAAGTGACACCCGAGTTTTTTCAGACTCCGTGTCGGCTACCGACGCACCAAGTAGCCTCCCGGCGCGACTCGGCGCATTTACCCAAGAATTTTTGCGGTGAGGTATGCCTCATCTTGGGGTTCCCGCAGCTCCAACAGATTGCATGGCTGAGATGGTTTAATGAGCATTTCATTTCGCGTGCCGTTCGGAGCTTCTGGCGCACGCCGTGTGCCAAATTTGTCGGAGTTGCCTGGGTTGAGCGACGGTCGTGGTCACTGAGGAAGGCTCTCAAGCCGAGGTATAATACGACAGGACCTTTGTCGCAAATTGCTGTGAGTGTGTGTTTCGAAGTAAGTGGCCTCTGGCGCTTTGTGGAATCTCTTTCTCTTAACGCAGGCACCGATTTGCCGTCTTTCCAGGCGTTGCAGTACTGAATCGTGACGCTTGCAAACGCGTTGCGGTCAGAACAAGAGATTTTTTTCACACCAGGAGAGGATGGTTCTGCTTTGTCGAAACTGGTGAAGTTCGGCCTTTCTAGTGAGTCGGACTCTAGAAAGTGAAAAGACAAAGCTTTTCTGTTAACTGAGTCAAGACAGGGTCGTCCACACTCGCGTGCAAAGGCCGCCATCATTCGCTGCACGGCGCAAAGGGTTTGGGGTTCCGCGCCGTAACACCTCGCGAGGGGGGTGGATCACTGCCGTTCAACCAGCCATGCAGGTACCTTATCGTGTGTCTTGTCTTCATCGGCAAATTTCTCTTGTTCTAGTTACCTCGCGAAGATTTACGATATTCTAGCGAACTATCTCATTTGAACCTCCTTagttttcgcttttctttcagAGCAACCCATTCACGTCATGGTGTATCCCTTTTCACAACAAACCAGGGGGGGTTAAATCTGCCCcgccctcctcttttcctgctCGCCAGATTCTTTTTCCGATGCGCCTCTGCTCATCGGAGCTCGGGTAGCCAATCTTGTTAAACCGCCTC includes these proteins:
- a CDS encoding hypothetical protein (encoded by transcript TGME49_212775); translated protein: MSEPSFLPKYSRNRNPVSRTGMSITQRRGTDETSTLDVGGAWVSPRLQCDKCYVLQKNGSDDAQNGRTPWARSQLSLSILAMLWHYGSRVQKSTPRADHGIVLYDRDGAVACPGSPVCIVASECVASIEVVSAALQVGSCGDLPKFLPGHEPCW